A region from the Algoriphagus machipongonensis genome encodes:
- the kduI gene encoding 5-dehydro-4-deoxy-D-glucuronate isomerase, producing MNITIKTRYSSHPEDFKSYGTKEIRNNFLIEDLFVTNNISGVYSLEDRLIVGGIHPVDKPLQLEAVGQLKAETFLERREIGIINVGAKTTIEVDGTVYSIDHKEALYIGKGISNVIFNPSKEGKTFLYFNSAPAHKNYPTTKVSREDAEVVTLGSLENSNHRTIYKLLVNSVVKTCQLQMGMTELKPGSVWNTMPAHTHDRRMEAYFYFDLKDENVVSHYMGQPDETRHIWLKNHQAIISPPWSIHSGAGTSNYTFIWGMAGENMNYGDMDTVNPSDLK from the coding sequence ATGAATATCACTATTAAAACACGTTATTCTTCGCATCCAGAGGACTTCAAGTCATACGGCACGAAGGAAATACGAAACAATTTTTTGATAGAAGATCTTTTTGTAACTAATAACATATCAGGTGTTTACTCATTAGAAGACAGACTTATTGTAGGCGGCATTCACCCTGTAGATAAACCTTTGCAATTAGAAGCAGTGGGCCAGTTAAAAGCCGAAACATTTTTAGAGAGAAGAGAGATTGGGATCATTAATGTGGGAGCAAAAACTACTATTGAAGTGGACGGAACAGTCTACAGCATAGACCATAAAGAAGCGCTTTACATAGGAAAAGGAATTTCAAACGTAATTTTTAATCCTTCCAAAGAAGGAAAAACTTTTTTGTATTTCAATTCTGCCCCAGCACATAAAAACTATCCTACAACCAAGGTTTCTAGAGAAGATGCGGAGGTCGTTACACTAGGCTCTTTGGAAAACTCTAATCACAGAACCATTTACAAGCTATTGGTCAATTCAGTGGTAAAAACTTGTCAACTGCAGATGGGAATGACTGAACTTAAGCCAGGCTCCGTATGGAATACCATGCCAGCACATACGCATGACCGAAGGATGGAAGCCTACTTTTACTTTGACTTGAAAGATGAAAACGTGGTTTCCCATTACATGGGGCAGCCGGATGAGACAAGACATATTTGGCTAAAAAATCATCAAGCTATCATTTCCCCACCTTGGTCTATTCACAGTGGTGCCGGAACATCCAATTACACATTTATCTGGGGAATGGCAGGAGAGAATATGAACTATGGAGACATGGACACCGTCAACCCCTCTGATTTAAAATAA
- a CDS encoding gluconate 5-dehydrogenase: MTPSFDLSGKTALVTGATHGLGMAMAKALAFYGARLVVNGHTPAKMESAIKAYASEGIKAHPYLFDVSDEKAVDSAISKIETEIAPIDILVNNAGMIQRTPALEMAPKDFRKIIDIDLVSPFIVSQRIANSMISRNSGGKIINICSMMSELGRDTVSAYAAAKGGLKMLTKNLATEWAKFNIQVNGIGPGYFATDQTAPIRVDGHPFNEFIINRTPASRWGKPEDLGGAAVFLASPASDFVNGQIIYVDGGILATIGKPNGE, translated from the coding sequence ATGACTCCAAGTTTTGACCTTTCTGGAAAAACCGCATTAGTCACAGGAGCTACACATGGTCTTGGCATGGCAATGGCAAAAGCATTAGCTTTTTATGGTGCTAGGCTAGTGGTCAATGGTCATACCCCAGCAAAGATGGAATCCGCTATCAAAGCCTATGCTTCAGAAGGAATTAAAGCCCACCCCTATCTTTTTGATGTAAGTGATGAAAAGGCAGTTGACTCGGCCATTTCAAAAATTGAAACCGAAATAGCGCCAATAGATATCTTGGTTAACAATGCAGGCATGATTCAAAGAACTCCTGCCCTGGAGATGGCACCCAAAGATTTCAGAAAAATTATAGATATAGATCTGGTATCACCTTTTATCGTTTCCCAGCGAATTGCCAATTCTATGATATCCAGAAATTCCGGTGGTAAAATTATTAATATTTGCTCCATGATGAGTGAATTGGGTAGAGACACTGTAAGTGCATATGCTGCTGCAAAGGGCGGATTGAAAATGCTTACCAAAAATTTAGCTACTGAATGGGCCAAATTTAACATTCAAGTCAATGGAATCGGACCCGGATATTTTGCTACTGATCAAACAGCTCCGATTCGAGTAGATGGACACCCATTCAATGAGTTCATCATCAATAGAACTCCCGCTTCAAGGTGGGGAAAGCCAGAAGATTTAGGTGGTGCAGCCGTTTTTTTAGCGAGCCCGGCTAGCGACTTCGTCAACGGTCAAATAATCTATGTCGACGGAGGAATTTTGGCAACAATAGGAAAACCCAATGGAGAATAA
- a CDS encoding LacI family DNA-binding transcriptional regulator has protein sequence MKKGKATIHDIAEKLNITASTVSRALNNNPRISDATKKKVLKVAKQLNYQPNHIASALRSGKSRLIGVIVPTANRNFFSSVIRGIEEIANSLNYKIIISQSYDEFEKEVQTVEALLNARVDGILASIGKTTENFDHFEKVMKRGIPLVLFDRITNDLEVSQVVIDDYLGAYQTVEHLIKNGCSRIVHFTSSQRINIYKERLRGYEDALKDHGIDLDPELVVFSNMQLEDGKSSMNSILHKNIPFDGVFSSSDYAIMGAMQVLKENNFKIPEQVKLAGFGNEPFTSFTEPGITSVDQKSIPMGKLAAETFFELLNNGGTEAIARKTILKPELIIRGSSQVSKPNCSQALTDLQAT, from the coding sequence ATGAAAAAAGGAAAAGCCACCATACATGACATAGCAGAGAAACTAAATATTACTGCTAGCACCGTGTCCAGGGCATTAAACAACAACCCTAGGATATCGGATGCAACAAAGAAAAAAGTACTGAAAGTTGCCAAACAACTCAACTACCAGCCAAACCACATTGCCTCAGCCTTACGAAGTGGTAAAAGCAGGCTAATCGGAGTAATTGTTCCAACTGCCAATAGAAACTTCTTTTCTTCTGTCATTCGAGGAATTGAAGAGATTGCAAACAGCCTTAATTATAAGATTATTATTTCCCAATCCTATGATGAGTTTGAAAAGGAAGTTCAAACTGTCGAAGCATTGCTCAATGCCAGAGTAGATGGCATCTTAGCTTCTATAGGCAAAACGACCGAGAATTTTGATCATTTCGAAAAAGTGATGAAAAGAGGGATTCCACTTGTCTTGTTTGACAGAATAACCAACGATTTAGAAGTAAGCCAGGTGGTTATTGATGATTATCTGGGGGCCTACCAAACAGTCGAGCATTTAATAAAAAATGGTTGTTCGAGAATTGTTCACTTCACCAGCTCCCAAAGAATCAACATTTACAAAGAAAGATTGCGCGGATATGAAGATGCCTTAAAAGATCATGGAATTGATTTAGATCCCGAGTTGGTCGTTTTCAGCAACATGCAATTGGAAGACGGGAAGTCCAGCATGAATTCTATCCTCCACAAAAACATTCCTTTTGATGGAGTTTTTTCCTCCTCCGATTATGCTATCATGGGGGCTATGCAAGTGCTGAAAGAAAATAATTTTAAAATCCCTGAGCAGGTGAAATTAGCGGGTTTTGGAAATGAGCCTTTTACCTCTTTCACTGAGCCTGGGATCACCTCCGTAGATCAAAAAAGTATCCCCATGGGGAAATTAGCTGCAGAAACTTTTTTTGAATTACTAAACAATGGAGGCACAGAAGCGATCGCACGCAAAACCATATTAAAACCAGAATTAATTATTAGAGGCTCATCCCAAGTTTCTAAGCCTAATTGTAGTCAAGCATTAACGGACTTACAAGCCACCTAA